GGCGGCAGTTCCACGCGCGCGCCCGACACCGCTCCGCCGTTGGCGTAGGCGACGTAGAGGCCGAGCGACGCATCGGCCAGGCGCGAACCGAACGCCTCCATCTTCCATCCATCGTTCCGGCCGAAGGCGGCGCTGCTCACCGCGACCAGATCCGCGAGGCCGGCCGCGTCGGTGACGCGCCGGATCTCGACACCGGCCGGCGCGGCCCCGCGCAGCGTGCGCGCGGCAAGATCGAACACCATGAGCGTCTCTGGATCGCCCGGCACGAAGCCTGCCGCGGCGAGCTGCCGGCCGAGGTCGGCCGGGAGGTCGTGGCCGTACACTTTCCACTCGACCTCGGTGCCGATCGACCTGAAAAACGAGACCTGCGCGGCGATCACCGCCGGGACATCGACCCCGGCGAGATCGGAGAAGACGATGCAGTTTTGGGCGCCGATCGCTCGGACGACTGCGCCGTCGCGCTCGTAGCGCATGCCCGCCTCCGGCGGCGGGGCGGCGCGCATTTGCGCATCGTACAAGGCCAGGATCTCGGACGCGCTCATGGGTCTACGCTAGGCGCGATTCCCTCCGCAGCGTCTGGCCCGATCGGGTCCGCCCGGTGCCTGTCCGCGACCAAAGACACGGCGTCAAATCCACACATCGTTCTTGGCGGTCCGTTCGCCGCCCGCATGTCCGGTATTGAGCACCCCACGCGGTTCGATGAGCAGCAACTTCACCTCGGCCTGTGCGGACGGTTTGTGTTCGACGCCCTTTGGGACGACG
The sequence above is a segment of the bacterium genome. Coding sequences within it:
- a CDS encoding GNAT family N-acetyltransferase — encoded protein: MSASEILALYDAQMRAAPPPEAGMRYERDGAVVRAIGAQNCIVFSDLAGVDVPAVIAAQVSFFRSIGTEVEWKVYGHDLPADLGRQLAAAGFVPGDPETLMVFDLAARTLRGAAPAGVEIRRVTDAAGLADLVAVSSAAFGRNDGWKMEAFGSRLADASLGLYVAYANGGAVSGARVELPPGRSFAGLWGGGTVPAYRRRGIYRALVAARAEEARRRGYRYLTVDSRDATSRPILEKLGFVALTGITGWTLAAEASPAPA